In a genomic window of Corynebacterium coyleae:
- a CDS encoding glutamine synthetase family protein translates to MSIHNNGTFTFLATTDISARTKGRAISTKDFEKGASVGWVPANLGIGPLGHIVDGIPYDATGDIRLVADADATYEIAGIPEIPTFSLSFANLINTDGTPWESCARNFLKEAVDELRDRHGLVMTAAFEHEFTERHAKEATHPFSFASFVDGEPVGSALFNVLENAGVNPECWLPEYAPYQYELTVKPTDPVTAADRAILVRDIVRTVFKAYDREVTFSPVPVASEGGSGVHVHYGLYGTDGEVVAFDPDGPGRMSRIASQFNAGLVKYAAPMTCLFAPLTVSYERLKPHNWSVAQAFCGEQNREALVRICPTNEADGRTPDKQFHFEFRGGDIGANPWILMGMIIRAGMAGIEENLDPVPVVTGDDYSELESQDNENLPASLKEALDRFETNEVVRSWFSDAWVETFLKVKRDEIQHLKDKSIVEQCEVYANVY, encoded by the coding sequence ATGAGCATCCACAACAACGGCACGTTCACGTTCCTGGCAACCACAGATATCTCCGCACGCACTAAAGGACGGGCGATAAGCACCAAAGATTTTGAAAAAGGTGCGAGCGTTGGCTGGGTTCCAGCGAATCTAGGCATCGGGCCACTCGGTCACATTGTCGATGGAATTCCCTACGATGCCACTGGTGATATTCGTCTTGTGGCAGATGCTGATGCAACCTATGAAATCGCCGGTATCCCGGAAATCCCAACGTTTTCTTTGAGCTTCGCAAACCTGATCAACACCGATGGCACTCCGTGGGAATCTTGCGCTCGTAACTTCCTCAAGGAAGCGGTCGACGAGCTTCGCGACCGACATGGGTTAGTCATGACCGCAGCGTTTGAGCATGAGTTCACCGAACGCCACGCGAAAGAAGCGACACACCCATTTTCGTTCGCTAGCTTCGTCGACGGAGAGCCAGTGGGGAGTGCACTCTTCAATGTTCTGGAAAACGCAGGTGTAAACCCAGAATGCTGGCTGCCGGAGTATGCGCCGTATCAATACGAGCTGACTGTCAAGCCGACAGACCCTGTTACTGCTGCGGATCGTGCAATTTTGGTTCGCGATATTGTCCGCACTGTTTTTAAGGCCTACGACCGTGAGGTCACTTTCTCCCCTGTTCCGGTTGCCTCCGAGGGCGGTTCTGGAGTTCATGTCCATTACGGGTTGTACGGCACCGACGGCGAAGTTGTCGCATTTGATCCGGACGGACCCGGACGGATGTCGCGCATTGCGAGTCAGTTTAACGCGGGACTGGTTAAGTACGCTGCGCCGATGACCTGCTTATTTGCCCCATTGACAGTTAGCTACGAGCGCCTCAAGCCACACAATTGGTCGGTTGCCCAAGCATTCTGTGGCGAACAGAACCGTGAGGCTTTGGTACGCATTTGTCCGACGAACGAAGCCGACGGACGCACACCGGATAAACAGTTCCACTTCGAATTCCGCGGCGGCGATATCGGCGCGAACCCTTGGATCCTGATGGGCATGATTATCCGAGCGGGGATGGCCGGAATAGAGGAAAACCTCGACCCAGTGCCGGTAGTGACTGGCGACGATTACTCTGAGCTCGAATCGCAGGACAACGAAAACCTACCTGCGAGCCTTAAAGAAGCCCTAGACCGTTTTGAAACAAACGAGGTCGTACGCTCTTGGTTCTCAGATGCCTGGGTAGAAACATTCTTGAAGGTCAAGCGCGACGAGATCCAGCATCTGAAGGACAAGAGCATCGTTGAGCAGTGTGAGGTTTACGCGAATGTCTACTAA
- a CDS encoding APC family permease: MTTTADISPPLERKMLSTWEVTAISVGFMAPVMAMSLNGIGVAGLVGKAVPFAFAVAFAGAVFVAYAFVRLLQRVTHAGSVYALAGVTVGPKAGFFSGFALLGTYIFMTTCILGACSVFFEAMLTELSSGSSQFVGILVPLFIGALGLYLNLRNSTSAARVTLVIGLIGIIAMLILSVVILSKVSAGTAPYETSIDLGALTPAGNSWSAIMTASVFAFLSWAGFESGSSLGEETTEPKKTVPKALLLAVVTGGVIYVFVMFAQTIGFGTDEAGVERFAGASSTLTELGSAYIGQWFAVLISVIAFSVAFGAFLSSSTATSRLIYTLARDGFGPTVFANRDPHTRVPKQAVWATNIIALVFALGMAFAGRTNVEVYYWYATIATLCMVIAYGMASVGAIRFILKKESSIPVWEIVFPILALGYLVYVYLIQVVGQVAPYTYFPWLSGAWCLLGLAIIILNPKLAQNIGQKLTKEDIDA; the protein is encoded by the coding sequence ATGACGACAACTGCAGATATTTCTCCTCCTCTTGAGCGGAAAATGCTCTCTACATGGGAGGTGACTGCCATCTCGGTGGGGTTCATGGCCCCGGTGATGGCAATGTCACTGAACGGCATCGGTGTGGCGGGGCTTGTCGGCAAAGCCGTTCCGTTCGCATTCGCAGTGGCATTCGCTGGCGCAGTGTTCGTTGCTTACGCTTTTGTACGGCTATTGCAACGAGTTACGCACGCTGGCTCGGTGTACGCCCTCGCTGGCGTGACAGTCGGACCAAAAGCCGGGTTCTTTAGTGGTTTCGCGTTGCTCGGCACATACATTTTCATGACTACATGCATCCTCGGCGCATGCTCGGTGTTTTTCGAAGCGATGCTGACGGAGCTCTCCTCCGGATCTTCACAGTTCGTCGGCATTTTGGTTCCGTTGTTCATCGGAGCGCTAGGACTGTACCTCAACCTGCGAAACTCCACTTCGGCCGCGAGAGTCACACTGGTAATCGGCCTGATCGGCATCATCGCCATGTTGATTCTCTCCGTCGTGATCCTGTCAAAGGTAAGTGCCGGCACAGCGCCGTACGAAACATCGATTGATCTTGGAGCACTCACTCCTGCAGGAAACTCATGGTCCGCGATCATGACCGCATCGGTTTTCGCCTTCTTGTCCTGGGCCGGATTTGAGTCTGGTTCCTCACTCGGGGAGGAAACAACGGAGCCGAAAAAGACGGTCCCTAAGGCTCTCTTGCTCGCGGTGGTTACCGGCGGTGTCATTTATGTATTCGTCATGTTTGCTCAGACAATCGGTTTCGGCACTGACGAAGCCGGCGTTGAACGCTTCGCAGGTGCATCGTCGACACTGACCGAGCTCGGCTCCGCGTACATCGGCCAATGGTTCGCGGTGCTGATCTCTGTCATTGCGTTCTCGGTGGCATTTGGCGCGTTCCTCAGCTCGAGTACTGCGACGTCACGCCTCATTTACACTCTCGCCCGCGATGGTTTCGGCCCGACCGTTTTTGCAAACCGCGATCCGCACACTCGTGTTCCGAAACAAGCAGTATGGGCGACCAACATTATCGCGTTGGTGTTTGCGCTTGGAATGGCATTCGCTGGCCGAACCAATGTTGAGGTCTATTACTGGTACGCAACTATTGCGACGCTGTGCATGGTCATCGCCTATGGCATGGCTTCTGTTGGCGCGATCCGGTTCATCCTGAAAAAGGAATCCTCCATTCCCGTCTGGGAAATCGTTTTCCCAATCTTGGCGCTGGGCTACCTCGTTTACGTTTACCTCATCCAAGTCGTGGGACAGGTTGCACCGTACACATATTTCCCCTGGCTCTCTGGCGCGTGGTGCTTGTTGGGCCTCGCAATCATCATCCTCAATCCCAAGCTTGCCCAGAACATTGGGCAGAAACTTACGAAAGAAGACATTGACGCATGA
- a CDS encoding M20 metallopeptidase family protein, whose amino-acid sequence MRENLQQLAEQWVSEFNKYLSDVVELRKQIHSSPFVSGEEQPTTDLMIETMSVRLEPVAQTGAVGRIGPTEGASIGIRGELDALPVTEETGVEWSSTNDAMHACGHDVHLAALAGVIRAAKNLDLPYGLVPILQPREETYPSGALDIAESGKLQQLGVRHVIGAHVHPSIPTGAVAAGSGFVNAAAGEIAISVTGKGGHGAYPHNGCDAAVPTAQIAVGISEVVRRIADPMSPALVSIGTIAVGQGAANVLPRSGRIFATVRSTTSAINERIVEAIRTMATGIATGYGCTVNVEYKPGEPELVNAEVLSEKFDAYAASLGIANAETMRSMGADDFSFYGEICPSLMCFVGVADSEKETASLHDPSFLPSDEALSNVGKTMIAGYIAAAEAISEGEG is encoded by the coding sequence ATGCGCGAAAACCTTCAACAGCTGGCGGAACAGTGGGTTTCTGAATTCAACAAGTACCTCAGCGATGTCGTGGAGCTACGGAAACAAATTCACAGTTCTCCCTTCGTGAGTGGCGAAGAACAGCCCACTACTGACTTGATGATCGAAACGATGAGCGTACGACTCGAGCCGGTTGCTCAAACTGGCGCGGTCGGCCGAATCGGGCCGACAGAGGGTGCGTCCATCGGCATCCGAGGAGAGTTAGACGCACTGCCGGTAACAGAGGAGACGGGGGTGGAATGGTCATCAACAAACGATGCGATGCATGCCTGTGGTCACGACGTACACCTTGCAGCCTTGGCCGGTGTGATCAGAGCAGCGAAGAACCTCGATCTGCCATATGGCCTTGTACCAATCCTGCAGCCGCGTGAGGAAACGTACCCATCCGGTGCGCTCGACATCGCAGAGTCCGGAAAACTTCAACAACTCGGCGTCCGCCATGTCATCGGCGCACACGTTCACCCCTCAATTCCCACGGGTGCAGTTGCCGCAGGCTCTGGATTTGTCAATGCTGCTGCTGGCGAGATTGCAATCTCGGTAACCGGTAAGGGAGGCCACGGTGCGTACCCACACAACGGGTGTGACGCCGCTGTTCCCACGGCGCAAATCGCTGTAGGTATCTCGGAGGTTGTACGCAGGATCGCCGACCCAATGTCGCCTGCTTTGGTAAGCATCGGCACTATCGCGGTAGGACAGGGGGCAGCGAATGTTTTGCCACGGTCGGGACGGATCTTCGCTACTGTCCGCAGCACTACGTCTGCGATTAATGAGCGCATCGTTGAGGCAATCCGCACAATGGCAACCGGTATCGCAACTGGATATGGTTGCACCGTCAATGTGGAATACAAACCAGGCGAACCGGAGCTCGTAAACGCCGAAGTTTTGTCAGAGAAATTCGATGCCTACGCCGCTTCCCTCGGCATCGCGAATGCAGAGACGATGCGTTCGATGGGCGCCGACGACTTCTCATTTTATGGAGAGATCTGCCCATCCCTCATGTGCTTTGTCGGTGTCGCAGACAGCGAGAAAGAAACGGCGTCTCTGCACGATCCATCATTTCTCCCGTCCGACGAGGCGCTGTCAAACGTAGGTAAGACAATGATCGCTGGCTACATTGCTGCAGCCGAAGCCATCTCGGAAGGTGAAGGCTAG
- a CDS encoding DUF3800 domain-containing protein, translated as MDESGTRNSSGGFFVVGFVKNRNLQVLDREIRHLRQSHGFYQEIHFSEIKNNKLNFYFDLVELLAAADVRVGGSVYDSTHSFGDHDTWLQQAKMASRLIRGNINRGELVNVFLDLVQTPRGESVAQFVKSDVNRAIGSRCVLEAYDFNSEASDFIQLADIVASSIAYERRHGRMDPTVRNTPKARVAGRLRRALALDSFADIQQGKVNIVTIGSENA; from the coding sequence TTGGACGAGTCAGGAACCCGAAACTCTTCAGGTGGGTTCTTTGTTGTCGGGTTCGTCAAAAATAGGAACCTACAAGTACTCGATCGGGAGATTCGCCATCTTCGCCAGTCCCACGGTTTCTATCAAGAAATCCATTTCTCGGAGATCAAGAACAACAAGTTAAATTTCTATTTTGATCTCGTTGAGCTTCTCGCCGCAGCCGACGTGAGAGTTGGAGGCTCGGTTTATGATTCCACTCACTCTTTCGGGGACCATGACACTTGGCTGCAGCAAGCGAAGATGGCTTCTCGGCTTATCCGTGGGAACATTAACCGCGGGGAACTGGTTAATGTTTTCCTTGACTTAGTCCAAACTCCACGAGGAGAGTCGGTCGCACAGTTCGTTAAGAGTGATGTAAACCGCGCGATTGGTAGTCGTTGCGTTCTTGAAGCATACGATTTCAATTCAGAGGCTAGTGACTTTATTCAGCTGGCAGATATTGTTGCTAGTTCCATCGCCTACGAACGCCGGCATGGTCGAATGGACCCAACAGTCCGAAATACACCGAAAGCTCGAGTTGCTGGTCGGCTGAGACGAGCCCTCGCATTAGACAGTTTCGCTGACATTCAGCAAGGCAAAGTCAATATTGTGACGATTGGGTCAGAAAATGCTTGA
- a CDS encoding alkaline phosphatase, giving the protein MRFSLKAATAVVSASALAIANLPTSLAQSAEQSFNGKDTCISIDSNGNIVAPQPGDCTQFGKGGQGNTDAQARNVIFILGDGMGHQEITAARNYLKGANGRFEGLDELTAAGAYTTFAIGEDGKRQYVTDSAASATGWSTGTKTYNGALSIDITGKPHENLLEMAKNAGMRTGNVSTAEIQDATPGAMHSHISKRGYYAPSGDAKPVKGAEARENGGLGSISEQIIDTRADVTLGGGRKYFDAEVQQGGENRNPFLTDKNDGGADWEAGKSVRENAIAKGYQVVDDKQGLEGITVANQDQPVLGLFHDKNMTRKFEQTVPVKSDGTTEPEVCKEADRGDEPSAAEMTKKAIELLDDKSADKGFFLQVESASIDKADHAADACGMIGETQQIDEVIKEALDFAKADGETMIVVTADHAHTAEIIPDGRPSVSAVTRLKTPKDGTTMSIGFGTQPWLDENGNPVFDKKANGDPFDTPNFSMMHTGTQVRIAGFGPGSENVNGQLDQTDAFYVMANALGLNGGTEGGQEPWKINKSNKVISLANRSKAKPGDQLCYLVSAGEAPKVGDCAQFGTEGQGIDNAKAKNVVLLIGDGTGDSEITAARNYLKGSAGRFEGLDDLDYTGYLTTFSLDKETGLPNYVGDSAATGTAWNSGVKTYNGAVGVDNAGKPVATLGEIAKAKGLKIGNVTTAEIQDATPAAFAAHAIKRSYYAPSGDKKVAEGEQLRENGGLGSISEQIVDLRADVTLGGGRSYFNTEVVQGGQWGENGNVWTAGKSVLENAKDNGYQVVTNASELDAIAEANADKPVLGLFSEGNMPRALNQSIPTTDGGDLEPATCVANPEFTAETPRLAAMTSKALELLQNDKGFVLQVESASPDKADHQADACGLIGEVGQLDEAVQAVQDWVEKTGEETLIVATADHAHTAQITYENQNTAGRVTQLTTVEGSTMAVNFATSKTNEDEDALGGQQHTGAQLRVAASGPGAANLTGQIDQTDLFFASLNALGIDPVNHNLTFENKMQPVEETTEENTAAGSSVDVDSPALIATLAIAGIAGLISLIALLAPFAVDRALGPIAKF; this is encoded by the coding sequence ATGCGTTTCTCGCTAAAAGCAGCTACCGCGGTAGTCAGCGCTTCTGCGTTGGCTATTGCGAACCTGCCTACCTCCCTCGCACAGTCGGCGGAGCAGTCCTTCAACGGCAAGGACACCTGCATTTCCATCGATTCCAACGGCAACATCGTCGCCCCGCAGCCGGGTGACTGCACACAGTTCGGCAAGGGCGGCCAGGGCAACACCGACGCCCAGGCACGCAACGTCATCTTCATCCTGGGCGACGGCATGGGCCACCAGGAGATCACTGCTGCTCGTAACTACCTCAAGGGCGCTAACGGCCGCTTCGAGGGCCTCGACGAGCTGACTGCGGCAGGTGCTTACACGACCTTCGCTATCGGTGAGGATGGCAAGCGTCAGTACGTCACCGACTCCGCCGCGTCCGCAACGGGCTGGTCCACCGGCACGAAGACCTACAACGGCGCGTTGTCCATCGATATCACCGGCAAGCCGCACGAGAACCTGTTGGAGATGGCGAAGAACGCCGGTATGCGCACCGGTAACGTCTCCACCGCGGAGATCCAGGATGCGACCCCGGGCGCGATGCACTCGCACATCTCCAAACGCGGCTACTACGCGCCGTCCGGCGACGCGAAGCCGGTCAAGGGTGCTGAAGCTCGCGAAAACGGCGGTCTTGGCTCCATCTCCGAGCAGATCATCGACACCCGCGCCGACGTCACCCTGGGCGGCGGCCGCAAGTACTTCGACGCCGAGGTTCAGCAGGGTGGCGAGAACCGCAACCCGTTCCTGACCGACAAGAACGACGGCGGCGCCGACTGGGAGGCCGGCAAGTCCGTCCGCGAAAACGCGATTGCCAAGGGCTACCAGGTTGTCGACGACAAGCAGGGCCTCGAGGGCATCACCGTCGCGAACCAGGACCAGCCGGTGCTCGGCCTGTTCCACGACAAGAACATGACCCGCAAGTTCGAGCAGACCGTGCCGGTGAAGTCCGACGGCACCACCGAGCCGGAGGTCTGCAAGGAAGCTGATCGCGGCGACGAGCCGTCCGCAGCCGAGATGACCAAGAAGGCTATCGAGCTTCTCGACGACAAGAGCGCCGACAAGGGCTTCTTCCTCCAGGTCGAGTCCGCCTCCATCGATAAGGCGGACCACGCAGCCGACGCCTGCGGCATGATCGGCGAGACCCAGCAAATCGACGAGGTTATTAAGGAAGCCCTCGACTTTGCCAAGGCGGACGGTGAGACCATGATCGTTGTCACCGCCGACCACGCGCACACCGCGGAAATCATCCCGGACGGCCGCCCGTCAGTGTCCGCCGTAACTCGCCTGAAGACGCCGAAGGACGGCACCACCATGTCCATCGGCTTCGGCACCCAGCCGTGGCTGGATGAGAACGGCAACCCGGTCTTTGACAAGAAGGCCAACGGCGACCCGTTCGACACCCCGAACTTCTCCATGATGCATACCGGCACCCAGGTGCGCATCGCAGGCTTCGGCCCGGGCTCCGAGAACGTCAACGGCCAGCTCGACCAAACCGACGCCTTCTACGTCATGGCGAATGCGCTCGGCCTCAACGGTGGCACCGAGGGTGGCCAGGAGCCGTGGAAGATCAACAAGAGCAACAAGGTCATCTCGCTGGCCAACCGCTCCAAGGCGAAGCCGGGCGACCAGCTCTGCTACCTCGTCTCCGCAGGCGAGGCACCGAAGGTCGGCGACTGTGCCCAGTTCGGCACCGAGGGCCAGGGCATCGACAACGCCAAGGCGAAGAACGTCGTCCTGCTCATCGGCGACGGCACCGGCGACTCCGAGATCACCGCAGCGCGTAACTACCTCAAGGGCTCCGCGGGCCGCTTCGAGGGTCTCGACGACCTGGACTACACCGGCTACCTGACTACGTTCTCCCTGGACAAGGAGACCGGCCTGCCGAACTACGTCGGTGATTCCGCTGCGACCGGCACCGCCTGGAACTCCGGTGTGAAGACCTACAACGGCGCGGTCGGCGTGGACAACGCCGGCAAGCCGGTTGCAACCCTCGGCGAGATCGCAAAGGCCAAGGGCCTGAAGATCGGCAACGTCACCACCGCCGAAATCCAGGACGCTACTCCGGCAGCCTTCGCTGCACACGCAATCAAGCGTTCCTACTACGCACCGTCTGGCGACAAGAAGGTCGCAGAGGGCGAGCAGCTGCGTGAAAACGGCGGTCTTGGCTCCATCTCCGAGCAGATCGTCGACCTGCGCGCAGACGTCACCCTCGGTGGCGGCCGCAGCTACTTCAACACTGAGGTCGTCCAGGGCGGCCAGTGGGGCGAAAACGGCAACGTTTGGACCGCCGGCAAGTCTGTTCTGGAAAACGCGAAGGACAATGGCTACCAGGTTGTCACTAACGCCTCCGAGCTCGACGCGATCGCAGAGGCAAACGCCGACAAGCCGGTCCTCGGTCTGTTCTCCGAGGGCAACATGCCGCGCGCGCTGAACCAGTCCATTCCGACCACCGATGGCGGTGACCTCGAGCCGGCCACCTGCGTTGCTAACCCGGAGTTCACCGCTGAGACTCCGCGACTGGCAGCCATGACCTCCAAGGCGCTCGAGCTGCTGCAGAACGACAAGGGCTTCGTGCTCCAGGTCGAGTCCGCCTCGCCGGACAAGGCCGACCACCAGGCTGACGCCTGTGGCCTGATCGGCGAGGTCGGCCAGCTCGACGAGGCCGTCCAGGCTGTTCAGGATTGGGTGGAGAAGACCGGTGAGGAGACCCTGATCGTCGCCACCGCCGACCACGCTCACACCGCACAGATCACCTACGAGAACCAGAACACCGCTGGTCGCGTCACTCAGCTGACCACGGTTGAAGGCTCCACCATGGCCGTCAACTTCGCCACCTCCAAGACCAACGAGGACGAGGATGCGCTCGGCGGCCAGCAGCACACCGGTGCGCAGCTGCGTGTCGCAGCCTCCGGCCCGGGTGCCGCGAACCTCACCGGCCAGATCGACCAGACCGACCTCTTCTTTGCCAGCCTGAACGCGCTGGGCATCGATCCGGTCAACCACAATCTGACCTTTGAGAACAAGATGCAGCCGGTGGAGGAGACCACCGAGGAGAACACCGCCGCCGGCTCCTCCGTCGACGTCGACTCCCCGGCGCTCATCGCCACTCTGGCGATTGCAGGCATCGCGGGCCTCATCTCCCTGATTGCCCTGCTGGCACCGTTTGCTGTCGACCGCGCCCTCGGCCCGATCGCTAAGTTCTAG
- a CDS encoding IS256-like element ISCre1 family transposase, producing MPKNRPRCHCGGDMKRNGTTSNGTTRWRCKICGASLTKQRSDITNAALFRAFIQHLTTGTSLAAIAGNMSCSTRTLQRKFDAFWLVDVPDPTIGHTGRVYDQIFIDGTYTAGGCLIVAATLDHVIAWHWCKQETTHDYKRLLERIEAPLIAVIDGGRGATSAIKTCWPNTKIQRCLVHAQRRVRRYTTSRPRTDAGRTIYRLALKLTRITTLDEAAQWGAQLQEFHTLYKDWLNEKTQVKDPKTGKDTLVWTHVNVRKAYNSLNHLWRNDLLFVYLKPPKGVLKPHRIKSTTNSLEGGINAQLKLLARTHRGRRGEHQRKMLDWWLYLKTELPGDPIEIARQSNWGQNQLAKVTTLTRNENQADYETGRPALYDNGIDTEYTHSIGIQKGHI from the coding sequence ATGCCAAAGAACCGACCACGCTGCCATTGTGGCGGCGATATGAAACGAAACGGCACCACCAGCAACGGGACGACCCGGTGGCGGTGCAAAATCTGCGGTGCTTCACTGACCAAGCAGCGCAGCGATATCACCAACGCAGCCCTATTTCGTGCGTTCATCCAGCACCTGACCACCGGGACCAGTCTTGCGGCGATCGCCGGCAACATGAGCTGCTCGACACGTACGCTGCAGCGCAAATTCGATGCCTTTTGGCTGGTTGACGTGCCTGACCCGACCATCGGCCATACAGGCAGGGTCTACGACCAGATCTTCATCGACGGCACCTACACCGCAGGTGGCTGTCTGATCGTGGCGGCAACGCTCGACCACGTCATCGCCTGGCACTGGTGCAAACAAGAAACCACACACGACTACAAGCGCCTGCTCGAGCGCATCGAAGCACCGTTGATCGCTGTGATCGACGGTGGCCGAGGAGCCACAAGCGCAATTAAAACGTGCTGGCCAAACACCAAAATCCAACGCTGCCTCGTGCACGCCCAACGCAGAGTACGCCGCTACACCACCTCACGACCACGCACTGATGCTGGCCGCACCATCTACCGACTCGCGCTGAAACTCACCCGCATCACCACCCTGGACGAGGCTGCACAATGGGGTGCACAACTGCAAGAGTTTCACACGCTCTACAAGGATTGGCTCAACGAAAAGACACAGGTCAAAGACCCGAAAACAGGCAAAGACACACTCGTGTGGACCCATGTCAACGTGCGCAAGGCCTACAACAGCCTCAACCACCTGTGGCGCAATGACCTGCTGTTTGTCTACCTCAAGCCCCCGAAAGGCGTGCTTAAGCCGCACCGGATCAAATCCACCACCAACAGTCTTGAAGGCGGCATCAACGCCCAGCTGAAGCTCCTTGCAAGAACTCATCGCGGCAGACGCGGTGAGCACCAACGCAAAATGCTGGATTGGTGGCTGTATCTGAAAACGGAACTGCCTGGCGATCCAATAGAAATCGCCAGACAGTCCAACTGGGGCCAGAACCAACTCGCCAAAGTTACAACCCTGACCCGAAACGAGAACCAAGCCGACTATGAAACAGGACGACCAGCCCTCTACGACAACGGTATCGATACCGAGTACACACACTCAATCGGCATCCAAAAAGGCCACATCTAA
- a CDS encoding amidohydrolase family protein: MSTNNELQDAIDRIPLFDHHCHGVVTDTLTREEFEALISESSSAATPGTTRFDSQIGFQVRNLCAPVLGLDPFASPDDYIAARAELESEEVNKRFIRRTGIAEFGVETGHAADTITDPDAFRRTSGGTVYEIVRLERVAEQVAEAVRDGEAVGDKATEFLTQLGVTLDEHLVTAAGVKSIAAYRTGLDFDADRPSEQEVLAAAERFVRTSGKLRLEDSTLIRHLLWFAIDRAQVIQLHIGYGDDDVDLHRCNPLLLTNLFRASLESGARFTLLHCYPFHREAGYLADVFPHVYFDVGLAINYTGARSRAVIAESLELAPFGKILFSTDAFGLPELYYIGTLLFREGLLSVLEEFHKHNGWPIDECIRVAQMIGFENAQRLYGVSTTSSNEKEPS, encoded by the coding sequence ATGTCTACTAACAACGAGTTGCAAGATGCTATCGATCGGATCCCCCTCTTTGATCACCATTGCCATGGCGTGGTCACAGACACTCTAACCCGCGAGGAATTCGAGGCGCTCATCTCTGAGTCTTCAAGCGCGGCCACTCCAGGTACGACACGGTTCGACTCGCAGATCGGTTTCCAGGTCCGCAACCTGTGTGCACCGGTTCTGGGACTTGATCCGTTCGCAAGTCCTGACGACTACATCGCCGCCCGTGCTGAACTCGAATCAGAAGAAGTCAACAAACGCTTCATCCGCAGGACCGGTATCGCGGAGTTCGGCGTGGAGACCGGACATGCCGCTGACACGATCACTGACCCGGATGCTTTTCGACGAACATCTGGAGGCACTGTTTACGAGATTGTCCGACTCGAGCGTGTCGCAGAGCAAGTGGCAGAAGCTGTTCGTGATGGTGAAGCCGTTGGTGACAAAGCCACTGAATTCCTCACCCAGCTCGGAGTAACGCTTGACGAGCATCTTGTTACAGCAGCTGGTGTGAAGTCCATCGCTGCATACCGAACTGGTCTCGATTTCGATGCAGATCGCCCCTCTGAACAGGAGGTACTTGCAGCGGCGGAAAGGTTTGTAAGAACCTCCGGGAAGCTTCGACTAGAGGACAGCACTCTCATTCGCCATTTGCTGTGGTTCGCCATCGATCGTGCGCAGGTGATCCAACTCCACATCGGCTACGGTGACGACGATGTGGACTTGCATCGCTGCAATCCGCTACTACTCACGAATCTGTTCCGCGCCTCTCTAGAATCCGGTGCCCGCTTCACCCTGCTGCACTGCTATCCGTTCCATCGAGAGGCGGGCTACCTTGCAGATGTTTTCCCACACGTGTACTTCGATGTTGGACTGGCTATCAACTACACCGGTGCCCGGTCACGCGCAGTAATTGCGGAGTCACTGGAACTGGCACCTTTCGGCAAGATTCTGTTCAGTACAGATGCGTTCGGCCTACCCGAGCTTTATTACATCGGTACTTTGCTGTTCCGTGAAGGACTTTTGTCAGTGCTTGAAGAGTTTCACAAACACAACGGATGGCCAATCGATGAATGCATCCGCGTCGCGCAAATGATCGGATTCGAAAACGCACAGCGCTTGTACGGTGTATCTACAACTAGCAGCAACGAAAAGGAGCCAAGCTAA